The Rhopalosiphum maidis isolate BTI-1 chromosome 1, ASM367621v3, whole genome shotgun sequence genome has a segment encoding these proteins:
- the LOC113547866 gene encoding uncharacterized protein LOC113547866 → MITAGKAVSRHHRWSSSFKLLRIIYVLSLYKYTWAELCGGNGESLKYLRGDALIDNLDCIGPNGKPYPESIVAGTYRRTHNWGSSRTGRDAFHSESKPSPETVRETLLKTYKFNNHNEDYTISRTAREYGSTPATNRELCQTPNRLCRTRYNTTAPMYGVSLTSGQPVTIVQKFPDLLQQVVYEVCESNECDMVRGECTQTYVPYLFLVIPLGPVTLTGQDYVLVESGCVCKPKGSRSTAHELVSTIPAIPRP, encoded by the exons ATGATCACCGCAGGCAAAGCCGTTTCTCGTCACCATCGCTGGTCGTCGTCGTTCAAG TTGCtgcgtataatttatgtactatCCCTGTATAAGTATACGTGGGCTGAACTTTGTGGCGGAAATGGTGAATCGCTGAAATACTTACGGGGCGACGCTCTCATCGATAATTTGGATTGCATCGGTCCCAATGGTAAACCGTATCCAGa GTCAATAGTAGCCGGCACGTATAGACGCACTCACAACTGGGGATCATCGAGGACAGGACGCGACGCTTTTCACTCTGAGTCGAAACCCAGTCCCGAAACAGTACGGGAAACACTACTAAAaacctataaatttaataatcacaaTGAAGATTACACGATCAGTAGAACTG CCCGAGAATATGGATCAACACCAGCTACTAATCGTGAACTATGCCAAACACCGAACAGGCTGTGCCGCACCAGATACAATACGACTGCGCCCATGTACGGTGTGTCGCTGACGTCTGGTCAACCCGTGACTATCGTTCAAAAATTCCCGGATCTATTACAGCAAGTCGTTTATGAAGTTTGCGA atCAAACGAGTGCGATATGGTTAGAGGAGAGTGTACACAAACGTATGTACCATACTTGTTCTTGGTAATACCTTTGGGGCCGGTGACCCTAACCGGTCAGGACTACGTGCTCGTGGAAAGCGGATGCGTATGCAAACCAAAGGGTTCCAGGTCCACCGCACACGAACTGGTGTCCACTATTCCGGCAATACCACGTCCGTAG
- the LOC113549796 gene encoding uncharacterized protein LOC113549796, giving the protein MSVITICKAVEEMNTFKNQPNTKLINSSTLTKLSEKTSLTVPSTSSVQPNQILLINNVEGQPVSGILLPSNHFMLKLNQNQHQPESDPDDNTERESTSKYFSMNKSEKKMFRETFFRTLLEFMHEIVKDGRIVSSSDHIWERVASKLDNILKPKSIYNRFILNKHSCRTRLIEAYLKDPKSQTTDISILNHMMKTDMHHEVVEKRPGHVDNETFYDALFVFKDKVLKDGEVAPSVDSVWNQISAHLNYALKPNSIYLRFKRNTHNCHKKLLTHCKLDPSKAKTYDVPSRKFVPSTEKLQNKVKKKSLKFEDPSKFFKALYIHRKKIIQNGSIARYNNSVWNEVAKMLDYALQPSDVHSKFIRNHDLCQTKLIEACKEDENFTPLVVPKLNKPNSVSDEAFFSVLCKYRDDILQNGSEIAKFSNPVWTQISRDLNDTLKPATVYFRVTRNSQLCLNRLLKPTELLTDFTCKDTINKDQFFETICLYKYSIMNGDQVVDLSDPVWNEISLRLNSELSPEVIYDIISKDKDMCKTKMIQALKTERSVFSGEHPEVSESMTELTTIVECNISNGSNDDFIEVINEFKDSILLANGQIALKDDPVWKQISSRLKDLNADDVYSYIINDYKNCRTRLFGVNSVPKSDLFEAIFAHRQSVINNNIIANINNAVWTKISQKINYALKPREIYTRFIKDIDGCRTKLLKSSKKEFCRSQGIDKDKFLDVIINHKDSILKNGTHAKPSDPIWREIASKLNFLVKPLTLYNNFMLNRHNCQQKLLEACETDKNEITSSPISSKITSQMDHDYTKGDADTSFEDLISMRQKVGYVQENDFIGACLVFKNRLVKNNCIVPSTDNVWNDISKHLNYAIKAKTAYLRFKRNTHNCQGKLFGNFQLNNVLQEGDEDSYSVEDQSIEDEMFFDAISIFKHSIINNGVFAMASSPVWLDVSNLMNNLLSPDEAFWKFRQNSDSCRTKLIKKCLADWTNESSSVIKNRIQVIKSKETSWKETLKSEQTARMEKKNYIKTSNLNDDVFYDAIYKYKNDIFHNDLIASCTSPVWTAISKELNNEMEPSTVYLRFRNNMTKCNLKFAEAAQRHNTYQLKQKHSQMKKQKQLLIEDNSNESYDKHIVMDYDGEEIIEIKSDMEKFKTKGYKHIHKTIPMQIELQTIKHENK; this is encoded by the coding sequence ATGTCGGTCATAACCATATGTAAAGCTGTCGAagaaatgaatacatttaaaaatcaaccaAACACTAAACTTATCAATTCTTCTACTTTGACAAAATTATCAGAGAAAACATCATTAACTGTACCATCTACATCATCCGTCCAGCCAAatcagatattattaattaataatgtcgAAGGACAACCCGTATctggtatattattaccttctAATCATTTCAtgttaaaattgaatcaaAACCAGCACCAACCAGAATCAGATCCTGATGATAACACTGAGCGTGAAtctacatcaaaatatttttcaatgaataagagTGAAAAGAAAATGTTTAGAGAAACATTTTTTCGTACACTTCTCGAATTTATGCATGAAATTGTGAAGGATGGTCGTATTGTTAGTTCTTCTGATCATATATGGGAACGTGTTGCTtcaaaattagataatattcttaaaccaaaaagtatttacaaccgttttattcttaataaacATTCTTGTAGAACAAGGTTAATTGAAGCATATCTTAAAGACCCTAAAAGTCAAACTACAGATATATCCATACTAAACCATATGATGAAAACGGATATGCACCATGAAGTTGTTGAAAAAAGACCGGGTCATGTTgataatgaaacattttatgatgCTTTGTTCGTATTCAAAGATAAGGTTCTTAAGGATGGAGAGGTAGCGCCAAGTGTGGATTCTGTATGGAATCAAATCTCAGCGCACTTAAACTATGCTTTAAAGCCCAATAGTATTTACTTAAGATTCAAACGTAATACCCACAACTGTCATAAAAAATTGCTTACTCATTGTAAACTTGACCCATCTAAAGCCAAAACCTATGACGTTCCTAGTCGAAAATTTGTACCATCCACAGAAAAGCTTCaaaacaaagtaaaaaaaaaaagtttgaaatttgaagatccttcaaaatttttcaaagcattatacattcatagaaaaaaaattatacaaaatggtTCAATAgcaagatataataattctgtTTGGAATGAAGTGGCAAAGATGTTAGATTACGCTTTGCAGCCATCTGATGtccattcaaaatttattcgTAATCATGACTTATGCCAGACTAAACTTATTGAGGCATGTAAGGAAGATGAGAATTTCACTCCATTAGTCGTTCCAAAGTTAAACAAGCCTAATAGTGTATCTGATGAAGCATTTTTCAgcgtattatgtaaatatcgtgatgatattttacaaaatgggAGTGAAATagctaaattttcaaatcctGTTTGGACTCAAATTTCAAGAGATCTTAACGATACGTTGAAGCCAGCAACTGTATACTTCAGGGTAACAAGAAATTCCCAATTATGCTTAAATAGGCTTCTTAAACCCACTGAATTATTAACAGACTTTACTTGCAAAGACACAATTAATAAAGACCAgttttttgaaacaatatgcttgtataaatattcaataatgaaTGGTGATCAAGTTGTAGATTTAAGTGATCCCGTCTGGAATGAAATTTCTCTTCGATTAAATTCTGAATTATCTCCAGAAGTCATCTATGACATTATTTCTAAGGATAAAGATATgtgcaaaacaaaaatgattcaAGCTCTTAAAACAGAACGTAGTGTGTTTTCCGGAGAACATCCAGAAGTATCTGAAAGTATGACTGAATTAACAACAATAGTTGAATGTAATATTTCCAATGGATCAAATGATGATTTTATTGAagtaattaatgaatttaaggATTCTATTTTACTAGCCAATGGACAAATAGCTTTAAAAGACGACCCCGTATGGAAACAAATATCAAGTCGTTTGAAAGATTTGAATGCAGATGATGTTTATTCATATatcattaatgattataaaaattgccGTACTCGACTTTTTGGTGTTAATTCTGTTCCTAAAAGCGACTTATTTGAAGCTATATTTGCACACAGACAATcagttataaacaataatattattgcaaatattaataatgcagTATGGACAAAGATtagtcaaaaaattaattatgcattGAAACCCAGAGAAATTTATACGAGATTCATTAAAGATATTGATGGTTGTCGTACAAAGCTGTTGAAATCttcaaaaaaagaattttgcCGTTCTCAAGGTATTgataaagataaatttttaGATGTGATAATTAACCATAAGGActctatacttaaaaatggAACACATGCTAAACCTAGTGATCCAATTTGGAGAGAAATTGCATCTAAActgaattttttagtaaaaccaTTAACtctttataataactttatgttAAATAGACACAATTGCCAACAGAAACTTCTAGAAGCTTGCGAAacagataaaaatgaaataacttcTTCAccaatttcatcaaaaattaCTTCTCAGATGGACCACGATTACACAAAGGGTGATGCAGACACTAGTTTTGAAGATTTGATATCCATGAGACAAAAAGTTGGCTATGTACAAGAAAATGACTTTATTGGCGCTTGTTTAGTGTTCAAAAATAGATTAGTGAAAAATAACTGTATAGTTCCATCTACTGATAATGTTTGGAATGATATATCGAAACATCTCAATTATGCAATCAAAGCTAAAACAGCTTATTTGAGGTTTAAACGTAACACTCATAATTGTCAAGGGAAATTATttggaaattttcaattaaacaatgttttacaGGAAGGAGATGAAGATTCTTATTCTGTTGAAGACCAAAGCATTGAAGATGAAATGTTCTTTGATGCAAtatcaattttcaaacattccATTATCAATAATGGTGTTTTTGCTATGGCGTCTAGTCCCGTTTGGTTAGAcgtttcaaatttaatgaataatttactttCTCCCGATGAAGCATTTTGGAAATTTCGACAAAACAGTGATTCATGtagaacaaaattaattaaaaagtgttTAGCAGATTGGACTAACGAATCTTCTtctgtaattaaaaatcgaatccaagtaattaaatcaaaagaaACATCATGGAAAGAAACGCTAAAATCTGAACAAACTGCAAGgatggagaaaaaaaattatataaaaacatcaaatttgaatgatgatgtattttatgatgccatttataaatataaaaatgatatatttcataacgACTTGATTGCAAGCTGTACAAGTCCTGTATGGACAGCTATATCCAAAGAGTTAAACAATGAAATGGAACCATCAACTGTATACTTAAGGTTTAGGAATAACATGACTAAATGCAACTTGAAGTTTGCAGAAGCCGCTCAAAGACACAATACCtatcaattaaaacaaaaacatagccaaatgaaaaaacaaaaacaattattaattgaagatAATTCTAATGAATCATATGATAAACATATAGTTATGGATTATGATGGCGaagaaattatagaaattaaatctGATATGgaaaagtttaaaactaaGGGTTACAAACATATCCATAAAACTATACCTATGCAAATAGAGTTGCAAACaattaaacatgaaaataaatga